The following coding sequences lie in one Sinorhizobium fredii USDA 257 genomic window:
- a CDS encoding L,D-transpeptidase family protein, translated as MKNAYVWPLAAVLILTGLSPALGAETADRVVVYKERRLLQLFKGERLLREFPIALGGNPVGDKMQEGDRRTPEGRYVLDWRNDASSFYRSMHISYPAAEDVQAAAAKGVDPGGMIMIHGQPNYLGWLAFLTQMFDWTDGCIAVTNAEMDEIWDMVPNNTAVEINP; from the coding sequence ATGAAAAATGCGTATGTGTGGCCGCTTGCTGCGGTGCTAATTTTGACGGGCCTGTCACCGGCGCTCGGTGCCGAGACCGCGGATAGAGTCGTCGTCTACAAGGAACGCCGCCTGCTGCAATTGTTTAAGGGCGAGCGGCTCTTGCGCGAATTTCCGATCGCGCTTGGCGGCAATCCGGTGGGAGACAAGATGCAGGAAGGCGATCGGCGGACGCCGGAGGGGCGTTATGTTCTCGACTGGCGCAACGACGCGAGCAGCTTCTACCGGTCCATGCACATCTCCTATCCCGCGGCCGAGGATGTGCAGGCTGCCGCCGCCAAGGGCGTGGACCCGGGCGGCATGATCATGATCCATGGCCAGCCCAACTATCTCGGCTGGCTGGCCTTTTTGACGCAGATGTTCGATTGGACGGACGGTTGCATTGCCGTTACCAATGCCGAGATGGACGAAATCTGGGACATGGTCCCCAACAACACGGCGGTCGAGATCAACCCATGA
- the ispH gene encoding 4-hydroxy-3-methylbut-2-enyl diphosphate reductase: MASSTAAKSPITIRLCGPRGFCAGVDRAIQIVVLALKEFGPPVYVRHEIVHNRYVVEGLEAKGAIFVEELDEIPPEHRKQPVVFSAHGVPKSVPADADQRNLFYLDATCPLVSKVHKQAMRHHRLGRHVVLIGHAGHPEVIGTMGQLPEGAVSLIETVADADTYVPPDPDNLGFVTQTTLSVDDTAGVIKRLHERFPNLTAPAADSICYATTNRQEAVKQAAPGCDLFLIVGAPNSSNSKRLVEVALRAGAKHAVLVQRASDIDWDTLGDIEMVGLSAGASAPEVIVNEIIEAFRERYHATVELADTVEENENFLVNRELRHVELTAADMAFVNGE, translated from the coding sequence ATGGCCTCATCCACGGCAGCAAAATCCCCGATCACCATACGTCTGTGCGGGCCGCGTGGCTTCTGCGCGGGTGTCGACAGGGCGATCCAGATCGTCGTGCTGGCGCTCAAGGAATTCGGCCCTCCCGTCTATGTCCGGCATGAGATCGTGCACAACCGCTACGTCGTCGAGGGGTTGGAAGCCAAGGGGGCGATCTTCGTCGAGGAACTCGATGAGATTCCGCCGGAGCATCGCAAACAGCCGGTCGTCTTCTCCGCCCATGGCGTGCCGAAGTCCGTGCCGGCTGATGCCGATCAACGCAATCTCTTCTATCTCGACGCCACCTGTCCGTTGGTCTCGAAGGTGCACAAGCAGGCGATGCGCCACCACCGGTTGGGGCGCCACGTGGTGCTGATCGGCCATGCCGGGCATCCGGAGGTCATCGGTACGATGGGGCAATTGCCGGAAGGGGCGGTCTCTCTCATCGAAACGGTGGCGGATGCTGATACCTATGTACCGCCCGATCCGGACAATCTCGGCTTCGTGACGCAGACGACGCTCTCCGTTGACGACACCGCAGGGGTGATCAAGCGCTTGCACGAGCGGTTTCCAAATCTGACGGCGCCGGCGGCCGATTCCATCTGCTACGCCACGACCAACCGGCAGGAGGCGGTCAAGCAGGCAGCCCCCGGCTGCGATCTGTTCCTGATCGTCGGTGCTCCCAACTCGTCCAATTCCAAGCGGCTCGTCGAAGTGGCCTTGCGGGCCGGGGCGAAGCATGCCGTTCTCGTGCAGCGGGCCTCGGATATCGACTGGGATACCCTCGGTGACATTGAGATGGTCGGGCTGTCGGCCGGCGCCTCGGCGCCGGAAGTGATCGTCAACGAGATCATCGAGGCATTCCGCGAACGCTATCACGCGACGGTCGAGCTTGCCGATACGGTCGAGGAAAACGAGAACTTCCTTGTCAACCGCGAACTCCGCCATGTCGAGCTGACCGCCGCCGACATGGCCTTCGTCAACGGTGAATAG
- a CDS encoding SURF1 family protein: protein MHARAKSTVAEKHKPASRGRLGRIGGLLLVAIALVVLVSLGTWQVERLQWKEALIAAIAERRSAPPVSLDEIEAMAAGGEDIDYRTTIVSGVYDHRKERHFFATHGGRTGYYVFTPLMLADGRALFVNRGFVPFEKKDAAARPEGQVTGSMTINGLARPRLSEKPSSLVPDNDIAKNIFYWKDLDAMARAAGIAADRVVPFFFDADATENPGGLPIGGVTQFDLPNNHLQYALTWYGLAGALVVVSGTYLYRQRRRDDSEK, encoded by the coding sequence ATGCACGCCCGGGCGAAATCGACCGTGGCTGAAAAGCATAAGCCGGCCTCGCGCGGCCGCCTCGGTCGGATTGGCGGTCTTCTGCTCGTGGCGATCGCCCTCGTCGTACTCGTCTCCCTCGGCACATGGCAGGTTGAGCGGCTGCAGTGGAAGGAAGCGCTGATAGCTGCGATCGCAGAACGCCGGTCGGCGCCGCCGGTCTCCCTCGACGAGATCGAGGCCATGGCTGCGGGCGGTGAGGACATCGACTATCGCACCACCATTGTGTCCGGCGTCTACGACCACCGCAAGGAGCGGCATTTCTTTGCCACCCACGGCGGTCGCACCGGCTACTACGTCTTCACGCCGCTGATGCTCGCGGACGGCCGCGCCCTGTTCGTCAATCGCGGCTTCGTGCCCTTCGAAAAGAAGGACGCCGCGGCGCGGCCCGAGGGGCAGGTTACCGGAAGCATGACGATCAATGGCCTGGCGCGGCCGCGGCTTTCGGAGAAGCCGTCGTCGCTGGTGCCCGACAACGACATCGCAAAAAACATCTTCTACTGGAAGGATCTCGATGCGATGGCCAGGGCAGCCGGCATCGCCGCCGATCGTGTCGTTCCTTTCTTCTTCGACGCGGATGCAACGGAAAACCCGGGTGGCTTGCCGATTGGCGGGGTGACGCAGTTCGACCTGCCAAACAACCACCTCCAATATGCGCTCACCTGGTACGGCCTTGCGGGGGCGCTGGTTGTGGTGAGCGGCACCTATCTCTATCGCCAGCGACGCAGAGATGACTCCGAAAAGTGA
- a CDS encoding DUF983 domain-containing protein — translation MNDDKALYPPVEPIMAGIKGRCPRCGQGHLFDGFLKVRPACENCELDYRFADSGDGPVVFVILIVGFIVLGAALWMEVNVNPPLWLHFLLWIPLATVLSLALTRMLKGALINLQYRNNARPGEIDRG, via the coding sequence ATGAATGACGACAAGGCGCTTTACCCGCCGGTTGAGCCGATCATGGCGGGAATTAAAGGAAGGTGCCCGCGCTGCGGCCAAGGCCATCTCTTCGACGGCTTCCTGAAGGTCCGGCCGGCCTGCGAGAATTGTGAACTCGACTATCGCTTTGCCGATTCCGGCGATGGCCCGGTCGTTTTCGTCATCCTCATCGTCGGCTTCATCGTCCTAGGGGCAGCGCTCTGGATGGAGGTCAATGTCAATCCACCACTATGGCTGCACTTCCTGCTCTGGATACCCCTGGCAACGGTTCTCAGCCTGGCGTTGACCAGAATGCTGAAAGGCGCGCTGATCAATCTCCAGTATCGCAACAATGCACGCCCGGGCGAAATCGACCGTGGCTGA
- a CDS encoding cytochrome c oxidase subunit 3 encodes MAGAHQKNHDYHIIDPSPWPLLASIGAFVMAFGGVGLMRYAAGGSFKLFGLELANPWLFVIGLAIVLYTMFGWWSDTIKEGREGHHTRVVSLHLRYGMIMFIASEVMFFAAWFWAFFDASLFAGEPIQAARAAYTGGVWPPKGIEVLDPWHLPLYNTVILLLSGTTVTWAHHALLHDDRKGLISGLTLTVLLGVLFSFVQGYEYAHAPFAFRDSIYGATFFMATGFHGFHVLVGTIFLLVCLFRALGGGFSQQHHFGFEAAAWYWHFVDVVWLFLFFSIYIWGGWGAPIAHG; translated from the coding sequence CCACATCATCGATCCGAGCCCGTGGCCGCTGCTTGCCTCCATCGGCGCCTTCGTCATGGCCTTCGGTGGCGTCGGTCTCATGCGCTACGCTGCCGGCGGTTCGTTCAAGCTGTTCGGTCTGGAGCTCGCCAATCCGTGGCTTTTCGTGATCGGCCTGGCGATCGTTCTCTACACGATGTTCGGCTGGTGGTCGGACACCATCAAGGAAGGCCGTGAGGGTCATCACACCCGCGTCGTGTCGCTGCACCTGCGCTACGGCATGATCATGTTCATCGCCTCCGAGGTGATGTTCTTCGCCGCCTGGTTCTGGGCCTTCTTCGATGCGAGCCTGTTTGCCGGCGAACCGATTCAAGCCGCTCGCGCCGCTTATACCGGTGGCGTCTGGCCGCCCAAGGGCATCGAGGTCCTCGATCCCTGGCACCTGCCCCTTTACAACACCGTCATCCTGCTGCTCTCCGGTACGACCGTCACCTGGGCGCACCACGCGCTGCTGCACGACGACCGCAAGGGCCTCATCTCCGGCCTGACGCTCACGGTGCTGCTCGGCGTTCTCTTCTCCTTCGTCCAGGGCTACGAGTACGCGCATGCGCCGTTCGCCTTCCGGGATTCGATCTATGGCGCCACCTTCTTCATGGCGACCGGCTTCCACGGTTTCCACGTTCTGGTCGGCACCATCTTCCTGCTGGTCTGCCTGTTCCGGGCGCTGGGCGGCGGCTTCAGCCAGCAGCATCATTTCGGCTTCGAGGCGGCCGCCTGGTACTGGCACTTCGTCGACGTGGTCTGGCTGTTCCTCTTCTTCTCCATCTACATCTGGGGTGGATGGGGCGCGCCGATCGCTCACGGCTAA
- a CDS encoding DUF1304 domain-containing protein, producing MGILAAILIALTALLHVGFLVLEMFLGTKPQGRAVFHMTAERAQTTRVLAANQGLYNGFLAAGLFWSLLQPEPAFALQLKVFFLVCVIVAAIYGGWSVKPRILLIQGSPAMLALLFVLLAS from the coding sequence ATGGGTATTCTCGCCGCCATCCTGATTGCGCTTACCGCTTTGCTGCACGTCGGGTTCCTCGTGCTCGAAATGTTTCTCGGGACGAAACCCCAGGGGCGGGCTGTCTTCCATATGACGGCGGAGCGGGCCCAAACGACGCGGGTGCTTGCGGCCAATCAGGGGCTCTATAACGGATTTCTCGCCGCTGGCCTTTTCTGGTCGCTGCTCCAGCCGGAGCCGGCATTTGCCCTGCAGTTGAAGGTGTTCTTTCTTGTGTGCGTGATCGTTGCCGCTATATATGGCGGATGGTCGGTCAAGCCCCGTATTCTTCTCATCCAGGGCAGCCCGGCAATGCTCGCGCTCCTGTTCGTTCTACTGGCGTCCTGA